A region of Pyxidicoccus parkwaysis DNA encodes the following proteins:
- the pstC gene encoding phosphate ABC transporter permease subunit PstC, which produces MQQGLAESSMAAVPRLSPAARRRQLREKVIAGFITLMAFTGIAALILIIVFVAKEALALFLEEEARHEASLSKMFLPQVVRQGKPAAFVWQPVSSVPKVSMIPLFIGTLKTTIVSMVVAVPVGVFGALYAAEFAPRRLRELLKPVIELLAGIPSVVLGFFALMVMATVLQDTFGLHTRLNALVAGVGLALAIVPVIFTVAEDSLTAVPRSYREASLALGATPWETAWKVVLPAAAPGILAACVLGFGRAIGETMIVLMASGNAAIVSASLGDSVRSLSATIAAEMGEVVVGSPHYSLLFFIGVQLFLFTFVLNMLASTWTKKVMKRLTGSAS; this is translated from the coding sequence ATGCAGCAGGGTCTCGCGGAGTCGTCCATGGCAGCAGTGCCGCGCCTGTCCCCGGCCGCGCGCCGGAGGCAGCTCCGGGAGAAGGTCATCGCGGGCTTCATCACGCTGATGGCCTTCACCGGCATCGCCGCCCTCATCCTCATCATCGTCTTCGTGGCCAAGGAGGCGCTGGCCCTCTTCCTGGAAGAGGAAGCCCGCCACGAGGCCAGCCTCTCCAAGATGTTCCTGCCGCAAGTGGTGCGGCAGGGAAAGCCGGCGGCCTTCGTGTGGCAGCCGGTGTCCAGCGTCCCCAAGGTCAGCATGATTCCGCTGTTCATCGGGACGCTGAAGACCACCATCGTCTCCATGGTGGTGGCGGTGCCCGTGGGCGTCTTCGGCGCGCTGTACGCCGCGGAGTTCGCCCCCCGCCGCCTGCGGGAGCTGCTCAAGCCCGTCATCGAATTGCTCGCCGGCATCCCCTCCGTGGTGCTGGGCTTCTTCGCGCTGATGGTGATGGCCACGGTGCTGCAGGACACCTTCGGCCTGCACACCCGGCTCAACGCGCTGGTGGCCGGCGTCGGCCTCGCGCTCGCCATCGTCCCCGTCATCTTCACCGTGGCCGAGGACTCTCTCACCGCGGTGCCGCGCAGCTACCGCGAGGCGTCCCTCGCGCTGGGCGCCACGCCCTGGGAGACCGCCTGGAAGGTGGTGCTCCCCGCGGCGGCCCCCGGCATCCTCGCCGCGTGCGTGCTGGGCTTCGGCCGCGCCATCGGCGAGACGATGATTGTCCTCATGGCCTCGGGCAACGCGGCCATCGTCTCCGCCAGCCTGGGCGACTCGGTGCGCTCGCTGTCGGCCACCATCGCCGCGGAGATGGGTGAAGTCGTCGTGGGCAGCCCCCACTACTCGCTCCTCTTCTTCATAGGCGTGCAGCTCTTCCTCTTCACCTTCGTGCTCAACATGCTCGCGTCCACCTGGACGAAGAAGGTCATGAAGCGGCTGACCGGGAGCGCGTCGTGA
- a CDS encoding phosphate ABC transporter substrate-binding protein, which yields MKTFFKSLVAACLLAMPLAAQAGTLTVKGSDTMVILVQRWAEDYMKKTPATKVQVTGGGSGTGLAALQNGTTDIAMSSREMKDAESEKLRTRYNTSGVEIAVAKDGVTFYVNEGNPVNALTMEQLKGIYLGDITNWKEVGGPDAPIVVYSRENSSGTYVFVKDNVLGGEDYTSSAQTLPGTAAVVNAVAKEKNGIGYGGAAYAKGIKELKIKTSGGEVAPTAENIKAGKYPLSRDLFFYLRNKPSGEVKAFIDFALSAEGQAIVTKVGYFPVK from the coding sequence ATGAAGACCTTTTTCAAGTCGCTCGTCGCCGCGTGCCTCCTGGCAATGCCCCTGGCCGCCCAGGCCGGCACGCTCACCGTCAAGGGCTCGGACACCATGGTCATCCTCGTGCAGCGGTGGGCCGAGGACTACATGAAGAAGACGCCCGCCACGAAGGTGCAGGTGACTGGCGGTGGCTCCGGCACCGGCCTGGCCGCGCTGCAGAACGGCACCACGGACATCGCCATGTCCAGCCGCGAGATGAAGGACGCGGAGAGCGAGAAGCTGCGCACCCGGTACAACACCTCCGGCGTGGAGATTGCCGTGGCCAAGGACGGCGTCACCTTCTACGTCAACGAGGGCAACCCGGTGAACGCCCTCACGATGGAGCAGCTCAAGGGCATCTACCTGGGTGACATCACCAACTGGAAGGAAGTGGGCGGCCCGGACGCGCCCATCGTCGTCTACTCGCGCGAGAACTCCTCCGGCACCTACGTGTTCGTGAAGGACAACGTCCTCGGCGGTGAGGACTACACCTCGTCCGCCCAGACGCTGCCCGGCACCGCCGCGGTGGTGAACGCCGTCGCCAAGGAGAAGAACGGCATCGGCTACGGCGGCGCCGCGTACGCCAAGGGCATCAAGGAGCTGAAGATCAAGACCAGCGGCGGCGAGGTGGCCCCCACCGCGGAGAACATCAAGGCCGGCAAGTACCCGCTGTCGCGCGACCTCTTCTTCTACCTGCGCAACAAGCCGTCCGGTGAGGTCAAGGCCTTCATCGACTTCGCGCTGTCCGCCGAGGGCCAGGCCATCGTCACCAAGGTGGGCTACTTCCCCGTGAAGTAG
- a CDS encoding porin: MRTHLVAVFTLTSSMALAQAAEPQQPGSSDTTTPTAESTATPAEPTADERLTNAEGKIASLEEQNVETKNDLSALKKLKISGYVQGRYQYQEPLDDTGTGGFSKFTVRRGRLKTTYTTDWAQLMLQIDAASESGVTLRDAEATLFFPGTHQLMGLTVGQMKWPFGYEGPQSSSDREMPERSRVIRAFLPDERDRGAKLFGKFLKNKINIGVGVFDGNGIFNQNSVGLDNDKEKDVIGRAGFDLKWLSGGVSGWYGHSLGRKATDTYRVAYDRNRIGLDAQLYLDVLPFGATAIKGEYINGTTYSKSAGQQKVEQLGVPASGWYGLVVQNLGLKDAVAVRYDYFDPESGRENLATPEGKPGPNNSIGTLDVALLHYFSENLKATLSYELPMTAAPGTAEDPHDNLLTFQLQARY; this comes from the coding sequence ATGCGCACTCATCTCGTTGCAGTCTTCACACTGACCTCCAGCATGGCCCTGGCCCAGGCGGCCGAGCCACAGCAGCCCGGTAGCAGTGACACGACGACGCCCACCGCCGAGTCGACCGCGACGCCCGCGGAGCCGACCGCCGACGAGCGACTGACCAACGCCGAGGGGAAGATTGCCTCCCTCGAGGAGCAGAACGTCGAGACGAAGAACGACCTCTCCGCCCTGAAGAAGCTGAAGATTTCGGGTTACGTGCAGGGCCGCTACCAGTACCAGGAGCCCCTGGACGACACCGGCACGGGCGGCTTCAGCAAGTTCACCGTGCGCCGCGGCCGGCTCAAGACGACGTACACCACGGACTGGGCGCAGCTCATGCTGCAGATTGACGCCGCGTCCGAGTCCGGCGTGACGCTCCGCGACGCCGAGGCCACGCTGTTCTTCCCCGGCACGCACCAGCTGATGGGCCTGACGGTGGGCCAGATGAAGTGGCCCTTCGGCTACGAGGGCCCGCAGTCCTCCAGCGACCGCGAGATGCCCGAGCGCAGCCGCGTGATTCGCGCCTTCCTCCCCGACGAGCGCGACCGCGGCGCCAAGCTCTTCGGCAAGTTCCTCAAGAACAAGATCAACATCGGCGTCGGCGTCTTCGACGGCAACGGCATCTTCAACCAGAACTCCGTCGGCCTCGACAACGACAAGGAGAAGGACGTCATCGGCCGCGCCGGCTTCGACCTGAAGTGGCTGTCCGGTGGCGTCTCCGGCTGGTACGGCCACTCGCTGGGCCGCAAGGCCACGGACACCTACCGCGTCGCGTATGACCGCAACCGCATCGGTCTGGACGCGCAGCTCTACCTGGACGTGCTGCCCTTCGGCGCCACTGCCATCAAGGGCGAGTACATCAACGGCACGACGTACTCGAAGAGCGCGGGCCAGCAGAAGGTCGAGCAGCTCGGCGTGCCGGCCAGCGGCTGGTACGGCCTGGTGGTGCAGAACCTGGGCCTGAAGGACGCCGTCGCCGTCCGCTACGACTACTTCGACCCGGAGAGCGGCCGGGAGAACCTCGCCACCCCTGAAGGCAAGCCCGGCCCCAACAACTCGATCGGCACGCTCGACGTCGCGCTGCTCCACTACTTCTCCGAGAACCTCAAGGCCACGCTCTCCTACGAGCTCCCCATGACGGCCGCCCCCGGCACCGCCGAGGACCCGCACGACAACCTCCTCACCTTCCAGCTCCAGGCCCGCTACTAG